The following nucleotide sequence is from Coffea eugenioides isolate CCC68of chromosome 10, Ceug_1.0, whole genome shotgun sequence.
CCTCGACGGTGGAGCAGTGTTCAAAATCATAATAATCGGGGTTTGTCGCACCTGCTCCCACGTTATCGAAGAGGACAACACGATGGTCGTGAAGCAGATGGGACACCAAGCACTTCCATATAAACTGATCAGTCCCAAAACCATGAGCAAGCACTGCTTGCTGCTCTCCTGATGCTGCTACATTTACATTGTGGGCGTCTAGTATACCCGTTGCCTTTCTTCTTCTATAGAAGGATGTGAGAGTAAATAAGCTGTGCCAGAAAGTTGGGCAGCGTGACTTCCTTTTAAGCAGATGGAATTTCAGAAGCCCAATTAAGGTGAGGTAGGATCTTAGCAGCCATACATGCACTTCCAATCTCAAACACAAAAAGGTATCTGAAGTGAAGGCAGTTGGTCCAGGTCCGGTTGGCCCTCAGCTAGCCAAGCGCCTTTAAAGAGAGGGTACTTCAAGCAAGGCGTTATCCAGTAGTACAAGTGGAAGTGGACAGCGGACACTGCTCCAACCCGAAAAGAAGCTAAGCTAGAGCAGGTTGAAGGGTAAATGGTGAAACTATTAAGGTGGTCGTCTAGAAAGTAGAAATTATTTAAGAGAACCTTAACCCATGAGGCATTGCGGGGGTTCAAGGAATCTCCGAAATAAGAAGGTAAATGGTGAATAATTTCGATCTGGTcctgaagaaaatgaaaaagatagAATCAGGATAAGAACTTAATGATGCAGTAGAGGGGTTTAAGCAATCTCCGAAGGAGTCACCCTGCAACTACAAGATACAAGCACAAGACATTTGCTTTCCCAAATTGACAGAAGACATAATGTCACAAACCTTTTGGCTTCCAATTCACTGGATAACAACTTCAATGAGCACGTTTTTAACTATTGAAAGTCCTTTACTGGTGCAACATATTTGATGAATCGAATACATGAGGGAATAAAACTAATATTAGGCAAGCATGACTAGCACCACGAACCTCATAACTggaaaaacaaaatataaaacatAACTGTGGAATCAGATCTGTTATTTTACGGACATAGAAATGAGAGGACGCCCAGACAAATTCTACACAAAGTTGATACTGTCTCGTTACTTTATACATCATGGCTTTCCAAGAGAACACTATAATGCTATAGGACAAAATATCATGAAGCAACACTGACGAAAGTAAGTGTATTTTGGCTTCCAAAGAAGCACATGGTACAAGAACTATCATTGCACATAAATGATAAAAGCGGGACTCGAAAAACAccggagaaaaggaaaagtaatATGCTGCATCATCTAGCCAGTGGAGTAGAGCTAATTATCCTGAGATTATACATTTTTACAACAAATTCACCCACCATCATCTGAACTAAAATTTAACAATTATCAGAAGAGCATTAGGTGGGAATTACTGTAGTAAAATTGATTTGCAAACCTAATTAGAGCTTTCATTCCCAAGCATAAAATCAGGTGAAAGAGAAGCAAATTGTAGCTCTGTCCATCACCTAATAGCATCAAGAATGCCAGCATACCTCCGTGACTGCCAATACAAGGATCATAGTGTTCTTCAGAACCCACGAGATGCCAATAAAACTGCAGAGACAATAAAAATCCCACATAAGTATCCCACAAGGACAAGGCATGCAATTTAAACTTTTAAGTGCCTATCTCCATTCTTGTTCAGACAGAATTACACACATATGCTTCGCCAAATCAGATTATAACATAGACAAGCCAAATTGCAAGATATGTGTACAAACATAATCCCACACCACCTCACTGGATACTGGGAGCAGATAATTTTAGACTAGCTATTTGCATATGATACTTTCATTATTATTTAAAAGGACCAAATTTGACATTGATCTGTGAGAGTCTCCAAATAGAAAAAGAACCATATCAACTCGGTTCCGCATTTGTACCACTTCATTGGCAAGCCAAAATACATTGTTCGTCATTATTTCCCTTTCTTTTAATGCCACTGTGGGTGGATGGGCTTGAGGCTGAAGATATCTGGTAAAGCCTTAAAAGTGTACACCTAGGTAAACGCAAGTATGTGAATAATATCATTTACCAAGCAATCAAGGCACATGTATCTAGGATTATTAAGGGTTGCAGATCTTAGCACTACTGACTTTGAACTCAAAAGAGAAGAATGACACAGATGCTTGTCAAACAATTATTAAAGAGTCGGAGAGATCTGCTAGGAGTTCATACAGCAAATACCTCTTATTATAATACGATAAACTATACCAAACTTACAGTTGCAcaagattaatttttttaaaaaaatctcaatGTCTTACAATGACAAAACAATTAAAGATAGGACCACATTTAGGCAAAATCAGATTAGTTTAGTAAAAGATGTCATAATCAATATGATTAATTTTAAAGCCACTACCATGGAATCATTAGATCTTATTCATCCATAATCCCCTTTATAATACCCATTATCCAGAATATAATTCTTATACATGATatgtcaaaattcatcactGCCAAAAAGCTTATGTCCACCAACTACCCCACTTCATAAACAGAGGACTTTACGCCATTCTAGATGCTACGAAGGTGGACTTTTTACTTTTCCCCATGCTTTGAGTATATTTGGCATCAAATTAGCCAGCATAACCAAGGACAGGACACATGAATTTCCTCTAATCTCACTTTGCCTGTGTGATTCAGCCTGACATTTTGCTATACAAGCTATCTCAGACGTGATTCAGTAAAATTTCCTGTAAATCACCTAACATGCCTCGTGAGTAGCggctcaatcagtcccaaaacagATCATATTCCTATTGATAGATCACTCAATTTAGTTACTGGCAAAAACAATCAAATAATCAGGTATCTTTCCAGGAGGTAGCATGCACCAGAAATTCTAGTCATTAAAAAAATGAAGGACCTTTTTCCTTTGGCATATCAATATTATACAGTTATATTGATTTCGGATATAGGCATggcaagaaaaataaatcatATCACTGGAGGAAAAATTCAACTGAAGAAACAACATTCCTTGTTAActgccaaaaagaaaaaggaaccaaaaaaaaaaaaaagaggcatcCACTCACTAAGATGGCAAATTACTGCAACTTGGAAGAAGCATATGGTACCAAGATATTTTATAATACTAACACACAGTTAAAATAAAGAAGCAATGTACTGTCAGGAAAGAAATCAACCCCAAAAGCATCAATAATTTTAAAATGCTACTAGATTAAGATCAAAGTTAGTATTTTTAGAATTCTAAAATATTTCATGCAACAAACATCCTTTCTCAATGCTACATACAAACATAATCAGGCACGGTACAATCATCTTATTATCAGTTATTCAAAAGAATCGCAGGAAACAAAATCAAAGCATTAAACCAACATAAATCGAAAAACTTTCATTTGATCTGATTAAATTCCCATAAATTTCTATATTCTCATGCAATTCAATCCTAAAGAAAAAAGACAGTTTAAAATTTCTAGCTGCAGCCACATCTAGATATCTCGAGTTAATCAACATTGCTATAGCTCATAAAACTTTCTCTTTGAGGACTAGAAGGAATAAACATTAATTGCACCATAAGCAAAATTCTCAACATCTGCTTTAAATATCAGaatcaaagaaagaaagcttcacCATCCATTTCAAAAAGACAAAAAGCTCCATAATCAGCAGGCTCACCAATCACACAGAGAAGGATGACAGCTGAAAAGACGACTTGCATGGGTCTACTATACTGCATGTGATACTGAGATCTTTGGAGCTGTCTTTGGATGGCGCCATACCAACCATAAAGTTGCTTATCATAACATTCATCACAACCCTCAAGGCAACTCTTACTCTTCTCGTAACACAAGTTAATGCCCTGCATGTTAAAAAGTTCATTTCATCATAATCAATAACATGCTATATACGTGAATAAAATCAGCAAATGAGTCTATATAAAGCAGTTTAAAAATCGCACTAACTCGAGTCAAGGGCTGAGTTCGAGGTAATGGA
It contains:
- the LOC113749303 gene encoding probable esterase KAI2 translates to MPHGLRRRKATGILDAHNVNVAASGEQQAVLAHGFGTDQFIWKCLVSHLLHDHRVVLFDNVGAGATNPDYYDFEHCSTVEGHAFDLWAILERERSRSGHIWRSKCVPVLFLLQKYHRWLHLLCQVACLLRFEQLWKWLRLLALVNF